Genomic window (Oncorhynchus mykiss isolate Arlee chromosome 21, USDA_OmykA_1.1, whole genome shotgun sequence):
AGCTTATTGACTAAACGATATCGTTGCCTTATGGGATTTGTTGCGCTGAGTTTTGAAAAATAACTACATTTTCTAATAGCAGTTGTAGGCTTGATGTTTTGATGACCCAGGTCGATCACAAATATCTGTTATAAAGCTTTCTTTTCTTCTTCCCCCCCCCAAGTATATTGACATTGCCTTGCAATAAACTAGCAGTGTTTCTTATTCACGGTCCTGGCAACTAGCGTCTTCACTCGTGTCCTGTCCAGGCGGTGTACTTGTACGTCAAGTTGtctcactttttccacatttctggCTCATACTAGGCTTACTTACTAATATGACGTGTAGCTAACCAAGTCAGAGAGCACCACAATATTGCCACTTGTCTAAACATGATGTTTGTGTTTCCCAGGTGTCTCCAGAGGGGTGGGTTTTATCCGGTTTGACCGGCGAATCGAAGCAGAAGAAGCCATCAAGGGCCTGAATGGCCAGAAGCCACCGGGCGCCACAGAGCCCATCACCGTGAAGTTCGCCAACAACCCCAGCCAGAAGACGAGCCAGGCTCTGCTCTCCCAGCTGTACCAGTCGCCCAATCGAAGGTACCCCGGACCCCTCGCACAGCAGGCACAGCGCTTCAGGTAAAAGGGGTATACCAAAAACAAACCCACCTACCACCGCAGGCACAGCGCGTCAGGTAAAGGGGTATACCAAAAACAAACCCACCTACCACCGCAGGCACAGCGCGTCAGGTAAAGGGGTATACCAAAAGCAAACCCACCTACCATAGCAGGCACAGCGCGTCAGGTAAAGGGGTATACCAAAAACAAACCCACCTACCACCGCAGGCGCTTCAGGTAAAGGGGTATACCAAAAACAAACCCACCTACCATAGCAGGCACAGCGCGTCAGGTAAAGGGGTATACCAAAAACAAACCCACCTACCACCGCAGGCACAGCGCGTCAGGTAAAGGGGTGTACCAAAAACAAACCCACCTACTGCGTTTATGATTAGAGCCAAGTCATAGCCTACCTACAATGACATGAAATCCATTTATTCCTCAGGgggaaaacatttttaaaaaatcctaATTTGAATTGTCTcactttacattgaaatacttTAGACTACATGACGCTGTAACGTTCTGTTTTTACTTACTATCAAAACATCCCAGAGTTATTCAAAAATAATTACGCTATTCACATTTTTACTTTGTACACCTCCTTGTTGCAAATATCTAATATTGTTGAATGTGGGTCTGAGGGATTTTAGTATTCTGGTCATTAAAACACTTAACTATTTGAAACAccgccccccccccacctcaaGGAAAAGAGGCAACAACAAAACCTAATTAGCTAATGTTTTGTATTGCCACCCTTCCTATTGCTGCTGAGTGACTTCTCATTGAGCTGTCCAAATGCACATTTTTGGCAGTCTTGGTATAAGAAATGTAGTGTATTTTAACTATCATGAAAGCTGAATATTTATTTTAAGGGACAATgcagcctttaaaaaaaataaataataatctatcaaaccacttctggggaattatttaagtactttactgtaatttttgttttcaattaaagtgatataaaaaaaaaagcctTTAGCTAGGACTGAGTGGGCATGACAAAAGAGAACATTTGTTGTTATTGGtcgaggtttggaactctcttattgGTCATTTAGCTAATTTACTGCATGGTGATTGGTGGTCACTATGCAAAGCCAAAACTCCGTCCCACCAAAACGGGCAGAGAAtccaggtggtcttttcaaacactAAAATGACATTATGATAATTTCCACAATATAATTCCATCCTTCATAGTGTGGAAttgtgtatataaaacacaggaaaatcacatttgaCTGCACTGGGACTTTTAACAATACTTATCTTCCCTAGtgactgatttaaaaaaaattgcccttttaaatgttttattttaatttaatgtgTTACACTTTTGTAGTGCACAACGGCtttgtatttattttcattaTTCTTGTTAAACCATATAATGGCATGTCCTTTTCACATCAACATTAGTGCATCTATACCACACAATGTAAACAAGGCCATTTGGATGTAATTTCCCTGGGGATTCCCAGCGAGTTAAATTGCTTAGCTCGCGTTAGCCAGTCAATTATGAGAGACGATCTCTGAAAACAACAACATGCTCATTGGGTCTCTCTTTGCATGAATGTGTTGATCTTCATCAATGTTCTGCGAGACTGTGTAGTATTTGCTTCAACTTAACTCCACTTTCATTTCAGGTTGGACAATCTGCTAAACATGGCATATGGAGTCAAGAGGTAATTCATCTATTACTACAGTTGCAGTTTTGCATTAGGAAATTCTTTGGGACACATTGGGTGTTTTCCATCCGAGGTGAGGCCTACATCATTTTCCATGACCTGTGTTCAGCTGTTCCCTGAACCCCATACTGACTAGAATTTTTGAGGTTGTCGGTCAAATATTCTGGCATTTTGTGAAAACCCAGTGAGGGCtttgggggggttgtgtgtgtgtgtgtgtgtgtgtgtgtgtgtgtgtgtgtgtgtgtgttagtggagtgtgggtcagctgtttgttcctCAACCACCCGACTAGATGTGACAATCCGAGGGCTGCACCCGACCCCTAACCCTCTAATATAGAACATGTTCTGTAGGCTACAGTCTGATGGTGGTATGATTTTGACAGGGGGATGCAGGATTTTATTGGCCTGATTTTTAGATATGTTTCTGCGTATAACTTCCAGTAATTTTATTTTGGAAAGccatttgttagtcaacttgtctataatttagatatacatgcagcttctcttttGTCATTATGTTGCCCTgcaagactaaataaacccttgctcaccagaatgatagaatgaatgcttcaatctagttcACATCTGTAAAGTTCTGTGATCTCTGCTTCTTTCGCGGAACAAAGatgtttagggaccggggagaaaatgcaacaaaaaaaaaaatgttggtgcaaaatgtccaaaatgacatcagtttgaccggttGTAAGGTCATGGAAAGCTTTGAAAACgtcccaacatgtttctgataagatttcagttcggcTTGGATACATATTTTATGTGTTTTTAGTATTTTTcaatcagcttttatgatgccgATAAAAGTTCCACGTCAACACAGATGTTTATGAACTAAACATTAAAAATGTTCACACTCCTGTTCCCGAGTCAAAACATTTGGCGTAAAATGCTTAATTCCGCAGGAGTTAATAAGGACTATGTGAGAGGTTGTCAACCttcagtcagtgtccagatttcagtttccattttaacccatctgaacagtaggctacagttcccttaAGGTGCcgtaggcctatttgaagtccccCATCTTGATTGTTAAATTCgtatagcgcctcacaatcatcacgcATAAAAATAGGCATCGCCACCAATCCTCTTTTTACCCCTTAAAATCCTTCCCAAACATTACTGTTCTGAGCCTCCCTCCTTTTCAAATCTCCATTCCACAGCCTTCCTCCTATTGGATTAAACTCTAACATTGCATCAGTGGATCAACGTTAACTTTTTCTGCTCGTTCCCAACAGCATTTTTTTGCAATTGGCTGTTAGGTTTGCGTAAAGGTAGGCCCTAAAGCTTAATGGCAGATAGCCTAAAAATAATCACTATACTGTTCTGAGCCTCTCTCCTTTTCAACTTTCCATTCCACAGGctttctcttattgaattaaatGTTGATGTtgtccttctttttttttttttttacctctgtgGATGAACATGGACCTTTTCTTCCTCCCCAAAAGTATTTGGTGTGTAGGTTACTGGGCCCCATGTACAGTTATTCTCTAAAGCTCAGACTCACTCACTAATACCAGATAGACTTCACTAATGAAAAGAAAAACgtcaatgtagcctatagatagaAATTGCACAAGAACgtgatttttttcaattttttatttttttttcgcGATTCGACCCGCCCCACGGATATCACCGTGGGAACTGCGGGTCAACCCgcgtatcgtgtgtgtgtgtgaaggagagcCGGTCAGGGGTGAACACGCCGCTGGGTTCTGAGGGTGATTCACGCTGGCAGGAGAGATGCCAGTGAAGGGTCACATGTCAGACAGTGAGTGCCTACCTGATCCTATAAGCCCGGGCACTCTTTCTGCCTCTCCAACTCcgcctttctctctcgctctcactccgcCTTTCTCTCTTGCGCGCGCTCTACCTCTCGCGCTCTTACCTTGATCCATTATTGACAATCGTTTCCCGTTTTTAAACAACCGAGACGGCTGTGTCAGCCGCCTCTCAGGAACTTGACTCCAATCTGGCATTTTGTTTCCGCTTCATTTCACCCCCCCCTTTCTTCCCGAAGTCTGATTGAAGTTCAATCCTTCTGAAGGCTCTCCTTTCCTTCACTGGTAGACTTGTGATTTCTTACTGCTCGTGGGCTGGTGTCTTGGTTCCGTGATGCTCTGAGCACACCTGTCATGATGCATGTTCCCAGAGAGGACAACTGAAGCAGCTCATCTCATCTGACAACTGCGGAAATAATTCATGCTCTCCTGTGCACtttgcttttttttctctctctctctctctcaaactgcAAAACCACGATTACCTACGAGCTGAGATTTCAGGGGACTTCATTATTGTCTTTGTAACCTGAAATCTAATTTCTTATGGTGGGATTTCCTTCCTGGTTTTTCATGAAATTCTTCCACTGTGCTATTTTGGAAGTAtcccattttttttcttctccccccTTAAGGTGGTCAAGTGGCAATGAGAAAGTAGGGTTATGGTGGTTTAATCGGTTAGTCACCGAAAATACATTTGCTTTTGGGTTAATATGCACAATTTAGTGAAGTTaaattgatgtgtgtatttttgCTAATCGTCATGCATTTTTATCTATCACGCgcacagcatacagagcctaATTTGAGAGGATTATTACCTGTCAGACCGCGTACAGAGCCtagttataaactcagcaaaaaaaatacaaataaatcctctcactgtcaactgtgtttattttcagcaaacttaacgtacatttttgtatgaacataagattcaacaactgagagaaactcaaagttccacagacatgtgagtaacagaaattgaataatgtgtccctgaacaaagtgggggtccaaatcaaaagtaacagtcagtaactggtgtggccaccagctgcattaagtactgcagtgcatctcctcctcatggactgcatcagatCTGCCAGTTTtcgctgtgagatgttaccccacacttccaccaaggcacctgcaagttcactgacatttctggggggaatggccctagccctcaccctctgatccaacacgtcccagacatgctcaatgtgattgagatctggactcttcactggccatggcagaacactgacattcctgtcttgcaggaaatcacacacagaacgagcagtatggctggtgggtcatgtcaggatgagcctgcaggaagggtaccacatgagggaggaggatgtcttccctgtaacgcacagcgttgagattgcctgcaatgacaacaagctcagtccgatgatgctgtgacacaccatgACGGACCACCctcctccaaatcgatcctgcttcAGAGTACAAGCcacggtgtaacgctcattccttcgactatgaacgcaaatctgaccatcacccctggtgagacaaacccACGACTCGTCAGAGAAGAGCTCCGTTTGccaatcctgtctggtccagctacggtgggtttgtgcccggttgccggtgatgtctggtgaggacctgccttacaacaggcctataagccctcagtccagcctctcagcctattgcggacagtctgagcactgatggagggattgtgtgttcctggtgtaacttggacagttgttgttgccatcctgtatctgtcccgcaggtgtaatgttcggatgtaccgatcctgtgcaggtgataCATGTggcctgccactgcgaggacgatcagctgtctgtcctgtctccctgtactgCTGTCTTgggtgtctcacagtacagacattgcaatttattgccctggccacatctgcagtcctcatgcctccttgcagcatgcctaaggcacgttcacgcagatgagcagggcatctttctgttggtgtttttcagagtcagtagtaaggcctctagtgtcctaagtgttcataactgtgagcttaattgcctaccgtctgtaagctgttagtgtcttaatgaccgttccacaggtgcatgttcattaattgtttatggttcattgaacaagcatgggaaacagtgtttaaaccctttacaatgaagatctgtgaagttatttggatttttacgaatgatctttgaaagacggggtcctgaaaaagggaagtttattTTCTTTGAGTTTaggagaggaatagtctaccaactgtcagacagagactagttatagtagaggaatagtctaccaactgtcagacagactagttctagtagaggaatagtctaccaactgtcagacagactagttaTAGTAGAGGAATAGTCTGCCAActgtcagacagagactagttatagtagaggaatagtctaccaactgtcagacagactagttatagtagaggaatagtctaccaactgtcagacagactagttatagtagaggaatagtctaccaactgtcagacagactagttatagtagaggaatagtctaccaactgtcagacagagactagttatagtagaggaatagtctaccaactgtcagacagagactagttatagtagaggaatagtctaccaactgtcagacagactagttatagtagaggaatagtctaccaactgtcagacagactagttctagtagaggaatagtctaccaactgtcagacagactagttatagtagaggaatagtctaccaactgtcagacagactagttctagtagaggaatagtctaccaactgtcagacagactagttatagtagaggaatagtctaccaactgtcagacagactagttctagtagaggaatagtctaccaactgtcagacagagactagttatagtagaggaatagtctaccaactgtcagacagagactagttatagtagaggaatagtctaccaactatCAGACAGACTAGTTCTAgtagaggaatagtctaccaactgtcagacagactagttatagtagaggaatagtctaccaactgtcagacagagactagttctagtagaggaatagtctaccaactgtcagacagactagttctagtagaggaatagtctaccaactgtcagacagagactagttatagtagaggaatagtctaccaactgtcagacagactagttctagtagaggaatagtctaccaactgtcagacagactagttctagtagaggaatagtctaccaactgtcagacagactagttatagtagaggaatagtctaccaactgtcagacagactagttatagtagaggaatagtctaccaactgtcagacagagactagttatagtagaggaatagtctaccaactgtcagacagactagttctagtagaggaatagtctaccaactgtcagacagagactagttctagtagaggaatagtctaccaactgtcagacagactagttctagtagaggaatagtctaccaactgtcagacagactagttctagtagaggaatagtctaccaactgtcagacagactagttctagtagaggaatagtctaccaactgtcagacagagactagttatagtagaggaatagtctaccaactgtcagacagactagttctagtagaggaatagtctaccaactgtcagacagagactagttatagtagaggaatagtctaccaactgtcaaacagactagttagaggagaggaatagtctaccaactggcAGACAGAGACTAGTTCTAgtagaggaatagtctaccaactgtcagacagactagttctagtagaggaatagtctaccaactgtcagacagactagttctagtagaggaatagtctaccaactgtcagacagagactagttatagtagaggaatagtctaccaactgtcagacagactagttctagtagaggaatagtctaccaactgtcagacagagactagttatagtagaggaatagtctaccaactgtcagacagactagttctagtagaggaatagtctaccaactgtcagacagactagttctagtagaggaatagtctaccaactgtcagacagagactagttatagtagaggaatagtctaccaactgtcagacagactagttatagtagaggaatagtctaccaactgtcagacagactagttatagtagaggaatagtctaccaactgtcagacagactagttatagtagaggaatagtctaccaactgtcagacagactagttctagtagaggaatagtctaccaactgtcagacagactagttctagtagaggaatagtctaccaactgtcagacagactagttctagtagaggaatagtctaccaactgtcagacagactagttctagtagaggaatagtctaccaactgtcagacagagactagttatagtagaggaatagtctaccaactgtcagacagactagttctagtagaggaatagtctaccaactgtcagacagactagttctagtagaggaatagtctaccaactgtcagacagagactagttctagtagaggaatagtctaccaactgtcagacagagactagttctagtagaggaatagtctaccaactgtcaGACTGCGCCAGAGTAGATCTTCAAAAGGTCTGTAGACTACTGCAGTGAAGTCTGCTTTTGTATGGCCATTCATTGGTCAGCCCAGTCATTACACAACAAATAACCATTTCTAGATGCAATCGAGTGTTAACTTTGATGGCcatgatttattttttttttaaaggagccATTTTATTATTTTTCAGTCTCAACTTGTAATTAAGCCACGCCTCCCGTTCGACTGAATAGGGTTGCGACCATATCCTTCCTGCCTACCGTTGGACTCTCAGCGTATCACCTACTGCTTGACCGCTTCGCACTGGGAGCTTGAGGCGTTGTAATTGTTTTGAAACCTCAACGTTTTTACTTTACTTTAGATAAGTAGCCTAGTGAAAGTCCATCCACAGaaacgtggaggcaattattattattattgttttattatgcCATTTAACcggcatttctctcctgttctattggttttcagaTCAACGTTCTTTCATTGTCCAGAAGCCAGAGGCACAATCCTGGTCGTATTAGCAACCCGTCGTAGTTGTTGGTATTAGATTCCTCTAATATTTCTAACTGAGATTTTCATGTCACGTGGAATTACTCGTGTTGTTTTTAGAACGTGGTCTTCCTCTAAGTTGCATTTTGACATGTTTATTACTAGGCTATATAGCCTTTTAACTAAGACCGATAGGCTTGCTATTGTTGCTGGTTTCTATTAAGCTGTTTGTGTGGAAAAAATGTCCAGTCCATGTATACACGCGTAGTATCGGAGAGGGCGAAGCGAGAGGTTTTCATGCTTACCAAAATCTGTCCTGAAATAAGCTCATTTGCGTTTCTATATGCTTATTTTGGGGCCTATGCTTGTCACCTGCCTACCTCCTTGGGTCGGGAAACATTAAGCATCGTGTCATTTATATACAGGTCTCTGATTAGTATTTTCTGTTGGTCACTTCATGTTTACTGTTGACTGGTTTAATGAGGGTCAGTTTTGTCAGCAGCAAAATTGACCAAAATGGTCATCCCCCCTAAATGAGGTATGTTTTGGCTCAACCTTAAATGTGGTCATAAACATGAAGTTGCAAGTGATTGTGTCAAGTGAACATATTATTTTTTGTGCAGTTATATAAACCTAAAAGCTATTTAATGAGTTCAATGAAAAGTCACTGAAATGCAGTACTGTATTTCATGACAAATATTACTGTCACCACCTTGAATGATGCTCGTCTGCTGTCTGGGTTTTGTACTGACCCATGCTTgtctttgtgtttttgttttttacagcCGGTTCTCCCCCATGGCCATCGATGGGGTGACCAGCCTGGCTGGCATCAACATCCCAGGGCACGCGGGCACCGGCTGGTGCATCTTCGTCTATAACCTGGCTCCGGATGCAGACGAAAGCATTCTGTGGCAGATGTTTGGGCCGTTTGGCGCCGTCACAAACGTCAAGGTCATCCGGGACTTCAACACAAACAAGTGCAAAGGGTTCGGATTTGTCACCATGACTAACTACGACGAGGCAGCCATGGCCATCGCCAGCTTGAACGGATACCGCCTTGGGGACAGAGTTCTGCAAGTCTCGTTCAAAACCAACAAAACGCACAAAGCCTAATCTCCATCTCGGATTGTTTATAGAAAACTCTACAGAAAATGGAAAAAAACCCTAAAATGGAAACCTACCGACCGTAAAACTTTCTACATTAGTAAAAAAACATCTTTGTAAATCAGTGTTACGAAGGGAAACTATACTTAGCGTCCAAAAGTGTGTTTTCTTTCTTTTCCTTCATTGCTAGGCTTTGAAACGTCTTAAAATACTTTGCGGTAAAaccaagagaaaaaaaaaatactgcaggTTTTCACGCCTGTCTTTAAAGCTGGACCTTTTAAAATGTTACTAAagggttgttttttttgttttgttgcacatctgctgtaaaaaaaaaaaaaaaacaggaagtttTTGTAAGGCTTTGTGTagtaatatttttattttttgtatttttttttctgtgTCTTGATTTGCCTTGGTGCTTTCTGCGTCTTAAGTGGTtaacaaattattttatttttgattattccgtttaaaaaaaaaagaaattaaattaaaaaaaaaaaaaacgttagtATTATGTTTATTGTAATATGAGTTAGTTAGTTATTGGTTGGCTGCATAATATTGCTTATTGTAAAGTTAATggagaaaaacacacaaaaatatgTCTTAAAAAGCAGTACCTTGCCAAAGAGCTAAGAACCTCTTTGATGTGGGTTTAAAAAGCATCTATTTTTATAAAAAGACAAATTTGGAGAAACTTTTTACTGGACctgggggagaaaaaaaataaaaaatattttgacttGGGATACTTTGAGAAATATCTTCATATGACACCTGACCAGGAAGTTTGCAGTGGTTgacatttctggagagatttCTGATGTAAAAGAGAGAACCCTTTTTGacatctttgtattatctttcaaTTCTAGAATCAATGGCAGTGATGGTTTCATTTGTATAATCACCTGTGGGGTTGTCCTATCATCCTGGCTATTATGACTAGCAACTCCCATTCACTTTTGCTTTTGGAAATTCAGACAGAAAAAAAAATACGAAGGTTTATTTGCAAAAGTGCATGCAAAATTATACTGGAAATATCTTCCAaggtaaaggggggggggggggggggggggg
Coding sequences:
- the elavl2 gene encoding ELAV-like protein 2 isoform X3; protein product: METQLSNGPTCNNTSNGPSTISNNCSSPVESGSMEDSKTNLIVNYLPQNMTQEELKSLFGSIGEIESCKLVRDKITGQSLGYGFVNYVDPKDAEKAINTLNGLRLQTKTIKVSYARPSSASIRDANLYVSGLPKTMTQKELEQLFSQYGRIITSRILVDQVTGVSRGVGFIRFDRRIEAEEAIKGLNGQKPPGATEPITVKFANNPSQKTSQALLSQLYQSPNRRYPGPLAQQAQRFRLDNLLNMAYGVKSRFSPMAIDGVTSLAGINIPGHAGTGWCIFVYNLAPDADESILWQMFGPFGAVTNVKVIRDFNTNKCKGFGFVTMTNYDEAAMAIASLNGYRLGDRVLQVSFKTNKTHKA
- the elavl2 gene encoding ELAV-like protein 2 isoform X1, with product MAVRLCDVASLLRSGSWAAEPWTGQVIAAMETQLSNGPTCNNTSNGPSTISNNCSSPVESGSMEDSKTNLIVNYLPQNMTQEELKSLFGSIGEIESCKLVRDKITGQSLGYGFVNYVDPKDAEKAINTLNGLRLQTKTIKVSYARPSSASIRDANLYVSGLPKTMTQKELEQLFSQYGRIITSRILVDQVTGVSRGVGFIRFDRRIEAEEAIKGLNGQKPPGATEPITVKFANNPSQKTSQALLSQLYQSPNRRYPGPLAQQAQRFRLDNLLNMAYGVKSRFSPMAIDGVTSLAGINIPGHAGTGWCIFVYNLAPDADESILWQMFGPFGAVTNVKVIRDFNTNKCKGFGFVTMTNYDEAAMAIASLNGYRLGDRVLQVSFKTNKTHKA